The genomic region TTGCGCTGGTACCGAGCCCTCTGGCCTGGGGAGTGGCCGTGATACTGTCCGGCCTCGGCATATCGGCCCTATGGGTGGTCTCGAACTCCTATCTAGCCTACGCAGCCCCGGCGGCGCTCATGGGGACTGTCATGGGATTATCGGGCACCTTCAAAGAGGTCGGCGATGGCGGCGGCCCTATACTGATAGGCTTCCTCGGCGACTGGATCGGGCTGAAGGGCGCATTCCTATGCATATTAATATTCCTCGCCCTGTCCTTCATCCTTGCGCTCACGCTAGACAATGGCGTAGGGCAGAAGAGCGAAGCCAAAACAATCGAGGCCATAAAAGCCCGCTGAAACGCCCGGACGACTAAAGGATGCTCACCTCGCCCGCGTCCGTGATGTCTATCTCCATGTCTTCCGTGAGCGTGCGGTTGGAAATGATGCTCCCCTTTTCCTTTTTGATGCGGGTGATGAGGTCAAGGGAGTTCGATTTAACGTGGATGCCAGCCCTGTCAGCCTCCGCGAACACCACTTCGGGTACCTTGATCACGTCCGTGCCCTTCTTTATCATCACCCTCACGGGGGATACGATGCTCTCCCACTCCTTGAGGGTCTCCCTGGAGCGGTCTATGTTCTCCCTGGCCCTCTTCTCGATGAGGCTCACGTTCGCCCTGGTGGTCTTTATCCTGCGGGCTATCTCCTCCTGCGTCATGCCAGCCTGCCTCAGGCGGAGCACCATGACCTGCCTCTTCGTGAGGAATGATTTAATAGCCATCAGACATTGTTATGTTTCGATTATACTATATATTTTAGGTTTGAGCGATATGGATACTGTGAGAGAGTACGACTCCGTTAAAATCACCAGGCGGGGGAGGGAGCCGGCACGAGACCAGGTCATGGTCGAGGCCACCATCGACCTTCTGGTGAATGGCACGCGGCTATCCTCAATCGTGACCACGCCCGAGATGCACCGCGAACTCGTGGTGGGGTATCTCATCACCGAGGGGGCGATCTCGTCCATGAACGATGTCCAGGGTATAGAGCAGGACGGCAATAAGGTGGATGTGAAGATAAAAAATTTTGAGCACTTCAACCTCTGGTACGAGCTCCGCTCCTCCGGGTGTATAGGGATAAACTGGGAGCACCGTGACGAAGACCTGTTTTTGCCGATTGGCCAGAGGTTTGATATTGATATCATTTTGGATAGCCTTGGCTATCTTTATTCAGATATCCACAAAAAAACCAGGGGCGCCCATACCGCATGCCTGGTAGACGCTGGCGGCGAGATGAGGTACAGGGCGCTGGACGTGGGAAGACACAATGCCATCGACAAGGTGGTGGGGGCGGCGGCCCTGGCGGGCGAGGACGTGACAAAGATGTTTTTGCTCTCGTCGGGCAGGCAGCCCGCTGGCATGGTCATGAAGGCGGCCAGGGCGGGCATACCGCTCGTGGTGTCGAAGGCAGCGCCCATAAGCTCAGGGATAGAGAGCGCCCGGCGCGCCAACCTGACCCTGGCGTGCTTCGCGGACGGGGAAAAGGTCAAGGCGTTCTCATGCCCGGAGAGGATTGTCTCTTAAACTGCTCAAGGAGCTCCTTCGCCCTGTCCGCCCTTACCTTCTTCTCCCTTACCATGGCCTCGGCCACCTTATCTATTAGCTCGCCTGTGGCGCCTGCCTGGATGGCCACGTTCCTGGAGTGTAGCTGCATGTGGCCGCGCTGGATGCCCTCGGTTGCGAGCGCCCTCAGCGCCGCGAAGTTTTGGGCGAGGCCTACGGCGGCCATGACCTCCCCCAGCTCGGTGGCGGTCTTGACCCCGAGTATTTTCACGTTGGCCCTTGCCGTGGGGTGGGAAGCCGTCGCGCCTCCGACAAGGCCCACCGCCAGGGGAATCTCGATGGTCCCCACTAAATCGCCATCCGCGTTCTTTTCGTATGCGGTGAGAGGCCTGTATGTGCCCGTGATGGCGGCGTAGGCGTGCGCCCCCGCCTCTATGGCCCTGGTGTCGTTGCCGGTGGCCAGCGTCACCGCGCTGATGCCATTCATGATGCCCTTGTTGTGCGTGGCAGCCCTGTAGGGGTCCGCCAGGGCGAACTCGTACGCCTTTATTATGCCATCTACTACCTCCTCGCCGCCTATGGCCTCTTTCGCGAACACCGCCCTCGCCCTCATGAGGCGCCTGTCCGCCAGGTTAGAGATGATGCGTAAATATACTCTACCGCCTGTAGCCTTCTCTATGTACGGTGCCACCGTCTCGGCCATCGTGTTGACCGCGTTCGCGCCCATGGCGTCCCGACAGTCCACGATGAGGTGGACGACCAGTATGGGCCCGTGGGGCGTGTCCTTGACGTAAGCCTCCACGTCCTTGCAGCCCCCTCCGAACTTCACTAGAATGGGGTCGACAGCATTGGCCATCTCCATTATCTTCTCCTTCTCGGCCAGCACCACGAACCTGGCGCTATACGGGTCCTTGACGCCGGTGACCTGTATGAGGCCGCGCATGAAGGGGCCGGTGCTGCTTGTCTGGAAGCCGCCCTTCTCCCTGGCCATCCTGGCCGCGTTAGATGCGGCCGCTATCACGGACGGCTCCTCGATGGCCATGGGGATCAAGTAATCCTTGCCATTTATTAGAAAGTTCACCGCCACCCCTAACGGGATGGGCATCACCCCTATGACGTTTTCCACCATGCGGTCGACCTGCTCGTACTTCAGCGCCCCGGTCGAGCTAATTATTGATGCCTCCTCGTCCGATAGCCCTGCGAATTCTTTGACCGCGTTCAGCCGCTCCTGTGGCGATAGCCTGTAGAATCCCGATATCCTGGAAGTCTTCTCCATCTTGGTGTCTCCTCTTAGGATGCATGTGCTTCAATGGTTAAAAACCTAATCGTGTTGCGGTAGCGCATCTTCTACTTCTAAGACTAAACCATCTGCTCGACCATCACTTATTCATGCTAAAGCACGACGCCAGGTCGGGGCGCTTAATGGCACGAAGCCTATCCTTCAAAAGCTTCCTTAAGTGCTCGACCTCTCCCTTCTTGGCGCTAATCGGGGCTATCCTGTCAAGCCAGTTCGTCCACGGGGGGTTAAAGCCCAGCCGAAGCACGATATCGTCGAGCACCATGTCCCGCTCCCGCTCATAGATGTTATCGATCTTGTTGACGGCCACGATCACCGGTATGCCCAGGTCCTTCAAAAAGCTAAAAAGCTCGACGTCAATGGGCACCTCCCCCCTGGCAGTCCATCTATCCACGACCTCCGAGAAGGACTTTGCATCCACCACCTGCACGGCGCACAATATGCGGGGCGCGTTATCCTCGAAGTATTTTACGATGAGGTCCCTTATCCTCTCCTGCTTTTTGTAGTCTACGCCTTTCATGTAGCCATAGCCGGGCATGTCGGTAACCAATAGGTCCCCGAACTTGTAGTAGTTCGGCCTCTGCGTGACTCCGGGCCGCCTTCCCACGCGGACCTTAATGCCTATGAGCCGCCTCATGAGGGTGGACTTGCCCACGTTGGAGCGGCCTATGAAGACTATCTCGTGCTTCGCCTCGACGTGCTCGAAGTTTAGGCCTGCCAGCGACATCAACAGACATAAGGCAGCAGGTAAAAGTAAACTTATCGGGGCTTCATTTTTTATCCCTGGCCCGGGATTTTTTAATATGGCTTATAAGGCCTGCAGGCGGAGGCGAAGGAAAGAGGGCGAGCCAATTCAATACGTGCCTCCCGAGGAAAGGAAAACGGTCGTGGAGTCGCCGGCCAGGGAAGAGCCCAGCATGGGGAAAGAAGGCGGGGAGCCCCAGCAGGTATAGGAAAGAATGAAAGGGCTACCAGAGCCGCCCGAAGTACAGGTTGAGGCCCCAGACCATGGCGCCGAATATTATGGCGGCGGCGATCACGAAAAGCGGGTCGATCTTGATTGCGGACTCCTCGGCCTCGAAGTACCTCATGATGCCGGCCGACGACATCAATCCGCTGGTGTCTTTTTTAGCCATTA from Methanocella conradii HZ254 harbors:
- a CDS encoding Tfx family DNA-binding protein, coding for MAIKSFLTKRQVMVLRLRQAGMTQEEIARRIKTTRANVSLIEKRARENIDRSRETLKEWESIVSPVRVMIKKGTDVIKVPEVVFAEADRAGIHVKSNSLDLITRIKKEKGSIISNRTLTEDMEIDITDAGEVSIL
- the fdhD gene encoding formate dehydrogenase accessory sulfurtransferase FdhD; its protein translation is MDTVREYDSVKITRRGREPARDQVMVEATIDLLVNGTRLSSIVTTPEMHRELVVGYLITEGAISSMNDVQGIEQDGNKVDVKIKNFEHFNLWYELRSSGCIGINWEHRDEDLFLPIGQRFDIDIILDSLGYLYSDIHKKTRGAHTACLVDAGGEMRYRALDVGRHNAIDKVVGAAALAGEDVTKMFLLSSGRQPAGMVMKAARAGIPLVVSKAAPISSGIESARRANLTLACFADGEKVKAFSCPERIVS
- a CDS encoding hydroxymethylglutaryl-CoA reductase, degradative, producing MEKTSRISGFYRLSPQERLNAVKEFAGLSDEEASIISSTGALKYEQVDRMVENVIGVMPIPLGVAVNFLINGKDYLIPMAIEEPSVIAAASNAARMAREKGGFQTSSTGPFMRGLIQVTGVKDPYSARFVVLAEKEKIMEMANAVDPILVKFGGGCKDVEAYVKDTPHGPILVVHLIVDCRDAMGANAVNTMAETVAPYIEKATGGRVYLRIISNLADRRLMRARAVFAKEAIGGEEVVDGIIKAYEFALADPYRAATHNKGIMNGISAVTLATGNDTRAIEAGAHAYAAITGTYRPLTAYEKNADGDLVGTIEIPLAVGLVGGATASHPTARANVKILGVKTATELGEVMAAVGLAQNFAALRALATEGIQRGHMQLHSRNVAIQAGATGELIDKVAEAMVREKKVRADRAKELLEQFKRQSSPGMRTP
- the engB gene encoding GTP-binding protein EngB, whose protein sequence is MSLAGLNFEHVEAKHEIVFIGRSNVGKSTLMRRLIGIKVRVGRRPGVTQRPNYYKFGDLLVTDMPGYGYMKGVDYKKQERIRDLIVKYFEDNAPRILCAVQVVDAKSFSEVVDRWTARGEVPIDVELFSFLKDLGIPVIVAVNKIDNIYERERDMVLDDIVLRLGFNPPWTNWLDRIAPISAKKGEVEHLRKLLKDRLRAIKRPDLASCFSMNK
- a CDS encoding preprotein translocase subunit Sec61beta; its protein translation is MAKKDTSGLMSSAGIMRYFEAEESAIKIDPLFVIAAAIIFGAMVWGLNLYFGRLW